AAATATATTCTTGGGATTCCTTACTCCATCAGAAAAGAATAAATATAATCTGACAAAGAGTAAACCAAGAAGCCAGAAGGAAACAAGAGCACTTTTCTTATTTTGAGGGCTTATGCAGTTCTTGTACCCATACTTCAAGATCTATCTTTTTCAAAATTTAGTACCTCTTGAAGGCCAAATTGGGTTCTTCACCTAAATAATGCCATTGTTATATTGAGGAACATTCAAGAATTCAAAAAGATGTAGATGAAAAGAAAATCCATTCGATCGTTCCATTAATAAATATGCTACATTTGTAATTAGCGGAAGTGTCAATATTACAGCATTAAAGCCTTTGATAATTGCTGTACATGATTTTTCTTGGTTGATTAATCTTCCACCAGTGGCCATGCTGACGACAATGCACAAAATATTCTTAGTATAGGTTATAACTAGACTattaaaagaaggaaaaaaattcAATTTGGTTGCACCTGAAAGAAAAGTAAAAAAACAAGCAAAATTTACAAGTTCTAATCCAAGGGTTCATCTTCAAAAATGGGCAGAGCATGGATTCAGCTCTTATGTTACGCTGCGTACACGCGTTCACCCTGTGAACCTGTAAAGTTAGAAACACTATCTAGTTAAAAATAAGTTCGTTGGAGTGGAAAATCTTGGGGGAAAATAAGCTAGAGTCAAAATTTCTGGTATTACATTTCTCAAAGATCTCTTTTGCTAACTGCAGAAGCGATTCTGCGTCCTCGGCCATCTCGGAAATCCTATCTGCCTCCTTCACTGCTTCAGCTGCCACAAATGATTTATTTTCAGCTTCAGCTACCTTGTAGGCGGCAGCTACTGCTGCttcgtctactacatcagtagaGGTCCTATAAACAGTAGTCTGCGTTTGGCGAGGTTGACTTTCTGGTTTCGGTGCAGGCGTCTTTGTTCCCAATGAGGCGTCCGCATGGCTTTTCACCTTGTAGCAATTTTGGACCTGCATTTTTTCAAATTTAACTATGATAACCAAATTGTTATAAACACCACACACGTTATTCAACAACAGACCTGCATAGACCCACTTCCTAAGTCCATTGGTCTTTGGATAGGACTAGATTATTTGATATACATCTTATATTTCTCCAAATTCAAAAGGATACAAGTGACCAATTAGGGCTTAGAAATTGGCAGGCAAACCATGCTTTTCAAGAAAATCATTataaacgataattcctacaatCCTGATAGTAAGCAATTAGTAAATCAACATCTTAATCTTGCAGCATACAATTTCTATTAGATAATTAAAATCAATGTTAAAAGTAAAGCAGCTTTAGTTTAATTATATGACAGCATGAATGTAAGTTTCAAATTACAATACCAATTGGAtccagaaaaaaaaaaggaaaacatAAAACTGAAGCAAATAACCTTTTCGAGTTTGTCTTGTGCAACCAGCCTTCTCAACCTTGTACTTAATAGCCTCCTAAAATTTTGGGGAACCTCGTGTCTTTGCTGCATAAATTATCAGAAAAAATTACTGCACTTTAAATCAAACCTTAAAAATATGGCAATGGAGTTACAATGATGAAACATGATACAGAAGCTAGAAAGTACTACAAGCTACAGATAGTAAGATAAGTCTGGCTATATCAAACTAAAACTTATTTATTGTCACCACTCACCACCCACGTAAGTGAAAGCACTTTATTTTAAGAAAATCATACAAACTCAAGCTAGCTCATATAGCTTAACCTAAAATGCAGAACAGGTTCATTTGTAAACCAACAGCATTTTTTCCAAAAGAACCAATAACTTTTAAGTATAGTCACAGGCACAGCATTAGGAGTTGAACATCTGGTGTGCTAAAAACATTAAATTTAGTTCAAAACTTAAAATTACTGCCAGATAACTGTTCAGCAGTGGAAATTGAATTTCCAATGCTAGTTCTCTTCTATTTATATACTAGTTAAGGAGCCTTTCTGAAGGCCTAGAGTAAAACAGTCAATAAAAGAAAAGCTTTTTCATTGATTATTTTGAATTTAGGTGTTTTTATAACATCCCATACTTGGTAAATTGAAAGTGACTAGCATGTTATTTCCAGAATAATTGTAAAATCAcgtgttttttttttgtgcatAAAGAATAAAACTCATCATGATTTGTTAATTGATCTTACACGTGTCCTCATCCCTTCGAATCAGCAAAATTATAATATCATGTCTTCATTTCTCTCAATGCAAATCAATCACAGATTAATTGCAATAAAATTTGTAAGTATTACTCAAACATACCTCAATATAGCTTACAATTGCACTAGTGTCTGATCCGTTTGGTTCTTTCAAAGAAGAAAGGGCTTCGAAAATCATTGTATTATACCTGTAATAAAATAACATTATAGAAATAGAAAGTATCAATAACCAGAAAAAAATAAGGAAGCATTATCATTAGGGAGACTGGCTATTTGTATGATGTGAAAGCAGAAAATAGTGGATAACCATTGAAGTCAAATAGAAAGAATTGCCTCTGTTCAATGATTATATATTTATTGTACATGTCCAATAAAATCAATAGCCGTTAGTTATGTTTCAAAAGTTTAGGTGTTAAAGCTTCTTTTTAACTTCTGTAGAGAAGTGCTTGAATCAATGAGAAAACAACACTAAAATAtagcaaagagagagagagatccaACTGGGAACAAAAACATGATCATAATATAAAACTCCCAGAAGAGAGTTCACGCAAATCCACAGAATGCAAAAGAAAAAGAACTATCCTCTCGCAGAAGTAACTAAGATGTTAATCTAGACACCATCATATAGTCAGATCTATGTTCCCCACCACTATAACTACAAAACTTCAAAATCTGCACACTTAGTTTTCTGTTAATTGACCTTTTCGCTGGGTTCTCTTGGAAATATGACATCATGTATTCTAAGGCAAGGGAAGGGCAACAAAGCTGATATGTTGGATCAAGGATCAGAACAATAATGTACGTTTTACAAATCTACAGCACTATTACTTCCCACCAACTTACAGAAAGTAGTGAGTCTAAACACTTGATGCTAGAGGGCATAATCTTTCTCCAAGCCAAGGATTCAGGTCAATTAGTACCTTTTTTCTAAGattattaaacaataactaagGGCCATATCTTAGTTTTACTGAAAACTGCCTTTGGCCTCACACACATTGACTACATTCTCTCTCTTCCTGACAGTTTAGGCAGCCATGCAATCATCATAGTGATGGCTAAATTATCTTGTTCCATTACCATACCACATATATAAATCTTCCCACTCATCATGCCTCACCTTCTCATATTCAGCAAAATTCCAATGAGCAGAAATGCAAACATATGCAGTATACCATACTGCTTCATGAAGTAACCTGCATAATCTTTCTGTTACAAAATGTACTAAAGAGCAGCATATGGATCAGGGTCAAGGACAACTGTCATACATTGAAGAGTTTTTTCCATCTGGCAATGCTTTGGAAGAATCATCCGCGTTTGGAGCTGTTGCGGAATCACGCACTGCTGGAACAGCAACGGCCGTCTGTGGAGTAGACACCTGAGTAGCAGGGGCATCTGAGTTGGCTTTAGCTTTCACGGTTCTCGACTTTTCCCTGGGACCTTGGCCATTGGCACTACAACTCATATTCCGCCATTTATCCTGTACATCCACAAAACAATTTTAGCACCATACCAGAAAATCTACAACTTACCAGGAAATTCACATTATGAATACACAGAAAATGAATCCAATATTATTATTGCA
This genomic interval from Humulus lupulus chromosome 8, drHumLupu1.1, whole genome shotgun sequence contains the following:
- the LOC133797246 gene encoding single myb histone 4-like → MGNPKQKWTSEEEEALRAGVAKHGTGKWKDIQRDPEFNPFLVNRSNIDLKDKWRNMSCSANGQGPREKSRTVKAKANSDAPATQVSTPQTAVAVPAVRDSATAPNADDSSKALPDGKNSSMYNTMIFEALSSLKEPNGSDTSAIVSYIEQRHEVPQNFRRLLSTRLRRLVAQDKLEKVQNCYKVKSHADASLGTKTPAPKPESQPRQTQTTVYRTSTDVVDEAAVAAAYKVAEAENKSFVAAEAVKEADRISEMAEDAESLLQLAKEIFEKCSQGERVYAA